The genomic window GCTGTGTCACAAGCACTGGGCATCACAGACCACCTGGCAGTGAGAACAGAGTGTGTCACAAGCACTGGGCATCATGGACCACCTGGCAGTGAGAACACAGCTGTGTCACAAGCACTGGGCATCATGGACCACCTGGCAGTGAGGACAGAGCTGTCACCATCAGGGTGGGGCTGTGCCCGTGTCCCACTGGAAAAGAAATGCCACACTCCTACTCACCACGTGGCTCAACTCCGAGCCACCTTAGTTCAGCAAATCTCTTAACAAAGCACCTCCCTGTGGCTCCTGACCTACCTAAACACTCCAGCACTGTGTGTTTCAGCAACTCTCCTGCTGTGCATCTGCCTCAGAGGTCAAGTGTGGCTTTTGTGATCCCTGCCCACTCCAAGATGCACcaaatcctcatttttcccttctTACAGCTGACCTACTTGCAAAGATTGATTGTTTGCTCTGAGATccaacagggaaaaagaaaagcattacCAATTACTCCACTCATTGTTTCAGAAGGGGTGTCAGGAGGTCATTTAGAGGAGGGCTATTTTAATCATTCTGTTCCACCACTACAGTGCCCAGTGCCATCAGTGCAGGCACTGGTACAGTTATGCCAACAATGGTGTGCCCACACAGAGGGAAAGAGCACAGGTGTGCACAACCTGAACACTCAATTCTGAAGTCTCCTGCTTTGACAAAGAGGATTAAGCTTTAAACCCTGTTTTAACTTGTTTGCAGATAGCAACAGCTTTCATGTAAATTTGCTTCtgttagaaggaaaaaaacccagtagcTTTGTTCTTTTACAACGATCACCTGTAATacccaaatttaaaaaaaagaatgcatGAACTGAAATCACCAAAGACTGATGATTCCCTTCTGGCTTTCCTCAGCCTTAAGTACATTAGGTTAAAAAAAGACAGTGGGACCATTCTTTGGCAAAGGGTCTTTGAAAGGCTTCactgtaatttaattttaattcaaaaCTGTAGGAGGAGTTGCAGCATAAAATGAAGGAAGCCAATGAGCAAACTTCTCTTACCAAGAACTTGGAGTCCATTTCTGCTGTCATTAGCACTATCCCTTTCTCCTTCTGCAGATCAGGATAATGGTACAAGACCAACTGGCTTGGAGCAGTTTCACCCTGGGtctgaaggagagaaagaaaccTGTCAGTATCCCATAAAAACCTTCACTCCACTGCAGATCTGGGCGCTTGATTACAAAACTTTGAGTATTAACTGCCACAGAGGCAGTTCCTTCCCAGGGCTTAAGGGTCAGTTCTAATTAGAAGTTCATTATTCTTGGTATTTACAGAAAACAAGGGATTTGCAGAGTTAggttgtttttttaacttgacTAAAGAccattttgcatttaaaagaaCCCACCATTTTTAGGAAGGTATTTAATCTTACAGCATCTACTGCTATTTTAAGTAGCTTGCACAAACAATTCTAAAAAGCTTGGCTCTTGCTCATGTTTTGAGTCTACTGAACTTCTACCTCATTATCCTCTACACTACAGAGACACTTAATGCCCATAACTTTACTAATTTACCTGTAAGTAATGTACAATTAAACCATAATTAATAACAGCTATTGTCATGAGAATTCTTTTCAAGTTAAGCTAGACAACCTGTTGGCTAAACTACTGAGTAAATAACATATATTGCAATATATTGATACTATCTATTTCTGGATCCTAAATCAATTTTGAACTTTTTAACTCAAACACTCACCTGAACATTTATCAGGGAAGTGAAGTGTAATTCTGTTCCAGACCACTGCCCCACAAAGAACTCATAGCCTTCTTTTCTTGGCAAAGCATATAGAAACTGCagagaaattataaaaaaaccaaatttccCTTACATAGAACAAAATGATGCCTGTGTCACACTGGCCTCAAGCATTAATGCTTTAGTGAGAGAACCACAATAGAAAAAAGAGTTTCTTTGCCCCACCACATGTGACAGGACAGCAAGAATCAGACTCCAAAGCATACAATAAAGCAGAATTACCCTATCAGTATTAATTCATTAGCAAATATCTTGACAAATATTCTTGTCAGTATTTTGAGacttaaaaagaaaggagaatggACAACATTCAGCCTCTGACTTTCTTGTTCTCACCTAGAAAACTAACAGCAGAAATGGTCAAATATAAGGTAAGGAGCAGAGCATTTAATCCTGTCATTTtatcagctgctgcagaagagGCAGCAAGCATCTTCTCTCTGGACACTTACAGCCTATCCAGCTCCACAGGTACAGACCTGCTCGTTCTACCCACCAAGGGAAGGACAACATGGGAGCAGAAAATCTTGCAGGACATCTGACTGAATGCCAGTGCAGTGCACAGAAATGCACCTCAGGCTATAAATAACTTCCCAATCTCCAAGTGGCTCAGGAAGCCAGATACATTTGATTTTCCTCTTGGCAAGTGAAGTAGGTAGGACTAATCCATCAGCCCAGTAAAGTCTCCATTCCCTGGgagattctgtgctgctgctctctcaaCCCTCCATCTTTTCTATCTAGATCAAACTGTTTCATAAATATGAATAGACACTGCTTTATCTGAGCACCAGGACATGTGTTTGAACACCTGGATTTTACTAATCAGGCTGATACAAGGGGTATCAGCACAGGAAGGTCAAAAGTTAATGGATCAGGCTCTGAAGAGAAGCATTACAGCTCTACAGCCACACACTGCTGTACGTACCGATGGACACTTCTGGGCTCTCCTCCACATCAAATCAAACTTGTCTGCCTTtggggaaggagaaagagaagttCAATTTCAGTAACACAAATGTGGATGCAGAGCTGCTCACAATCACTTCATTAACCTTTAGAGGGCACAGCTTCCATCTGGAGAAGGTCCCACTGTGGGGACAGATGGCAACCAGTGCCTGGAAAGCTGCATTTAGTTCTTATTTACCTAAAAGTCATCAGCATCCTGTTTTAACAAGGCTGTCTCTAAGAtgcagcagcaaaatccttgGATCCAGAGCTTCATGCCTTGGATGTGGGGGCCCCAAGCCTGAGGCTTACATCCTCTTTCAGTAATTGCTGCACTGCATCATGTAGTGTCAACAGCTGAGCGAGACAACACATCCCTGGCTCCAAATTGTGGATTTACATCATTGTCATctgttcttagtataaaaatgCAGCCCATCTATACACTCAATAACATACTTATTGCTTAGGTTTAAATTAAAACCACAACCCTATTTCAGCCCTGATGAAACCTGGCAATTTCATTCAGTGTTCTCTGTGTTTCCCCAAATCTGttgcctaatttttttttgcttcccagCACTGTATTAATATCTACTCTTATGTgttcaagaaagaaaacatgtGCCATTCATCAAGAAGAAATTCCTTCATGTGTACTTTTGAGCATGGGAGAATTATGCAAGGCCTTTCTTTCAGCCAACAAAAAGCTTCTGGCAAAAgacaaaggggtttttttttccctcgaTGACACCATGAACTGCTTCCTAATGTGCCTGGGATCTGGTTTGCATTGAAGTCTTAAAAAGCTTCCAACATTCCTCCTAAAACAGTGCAGCAAAGCACAGCGCCAGCCCCACTAATGAAAGACCTACATTTTAGCTGGAGTCCCTGGCTTTGGCCCTCTGCTACAGTAAAAGTGCAAATCAAACTATTTTCACAACATCCACATGTTGGGAAAACTGAAACATGAGGCTGCTTGACTTCAAATCCCACACTTCCACTTTCAGAGCATTCAGCACATCACACATCTAGAACACTCCCTCCCACTGAGTTCAGCTGCAACAGAAAGGGCCAAATACAATCACAAATCAGACCCCAGATCTAAATGAGGTTCCAAGAACTCAAGGAACACACAGTTGTGAAAAGACAGATTTAAGAGATCACAATTACAGAATGaccctgaagaaaaaaataaagagaaatccCCAAAGTGAAAAAAGTCTCCTTCTGCCTAATGCAAACTAAGAACAATTAACATCTGGAAAAGTTATCAGGAGTAAGAAGCATGATCTTATCTCAGGAAACACCCTGCAATCTCAAGAAAGACAGTGCTGCCAATAACTGTAAATGTATGAAATAAGTCCTAAGTGATTAGCCACATGCAAGTTACCAGCCAAGTGCTCTTGGACTGCCACATTAACCTTGAAGCAGCTGCCTGTGCCgtggggaagagggaaaaggaacAAGCAACTCTGAGAAAAAGAActctaaaaatacaaatgctaCTTAATAAACTTTAGGGCCTTGCAAAAAGTGTTGGAGGCTTGTATTAAAATAAGCCTGGAAATTCCAGCCAGGTGTGCAGAAAAAGGTCCTTGATTTATTGAGACTCCTCTGAGTGAGAAAAAAAGGGATAtgcatttctgaaaacaaaagccTTTGTTTGGGGCAATAAAATCACTCAGCAAGCAAGTCTGTTCTTGAAACCTCACTTTCCTTTACTGACTGCTTTTAAAAGCAGCAGAATCTCAGTTGGAAAGGAAAGCTTTCTATGCTGGCTTTTCAAGTGCAGAACTATAGCAGAACTACTTACAGGGATAACAGCATAAACTGTGTCTTTTGCAGAAAAATACTGATTCCAAATCTGTAGAAAACAAAGAAGATGAGATACAGTTAAAGTCCAGCATTTAGCAGTAATgttaaatgctttaaaacatCAACTGACCTTTGTAAGCACTTTGGGAAGTCATTTTTCAATCAAGCCTGACTGATTTTCCTGCTAATGCAACATACTTCTGCAAAGGTTCCAGATGTACCAAAGGACAGATTCCAAGCAGGTAACAGAAATCAGCAGTGGGCTCAGAGGTGGCTCAGTATTCATTAACCATCAGAAGCACTTCTCACATCTTTCCCAACAATAACACTAATGACttttggttgtgttttttggtggtggtgttttttttttaataaagaacaTAGAAAACATTTCCAACAGAAGACAAGTCTTTGCATGATGCTCCTCTGTGTTAACAGTCTTTTTCTTCACCACAGCAGGATGGCTGTACCTGTACCCCCTAGGAGGACTTACCTAGATGGAGAAAACTTTATCTTTTCCTATGGATACCCATGTGAATATGCTTTTTGTAAACATACATCCAcagctgtgttttatttttcaggctaAGTAAAATTTCCATCCTTACACACAGATTATTAAGCACAGATGTCAAGCAAAGTTTATTCCATTTAAATCCATCACCTGTGTTATTTCCTctgctgatttttctttcaCCATCTCAACATTAAGAATTGAATCAAGTGTCTGCAAGAGAAAGCATAAATAATCTGGCATGACGGCTGTTCTCCAACCTTGTAAGAATCCAGAATGAATGGATGCAATTACAGAGAACAAAATCAACCTAGGGGAACTTGATTCCATTTATAGTGTTACTTAGTCCCTCTAATTGCCAAATAAAATACAGCAGCAACACACTGAGAAGTGGATTCACACACTGAGGCAGAACAGATTCTTTCAGGAGTCAGCACATGCTTTGCTCCAGTTGTGCAGATCTCTACTGAAGCTGCAAGAGGAGCAGCTTTTGCCTTCAGCCATCTCAAAGATGTGCTCTTTGGCAGATTTACACTGAAGAGTCATCAAAATACAAGAATGTGAAGTAAAATTCTCTTGTCCCTGGGCTGGCTGATCACTACAAATGTATTTCCATGCTGTAAAAAGAGCTTAACCCTTTCCATTTAATGTTCAGAACAGATGCCTCAACTGGAAGGAATTTCCAGGGTGTCACAGAGAAGCACAGGGCAATAAAAACCCAGAGTGCCAGGAGTTCTAAGGTTGAACGGGGTCCCAACAGTTAACCAAGATCTTACACTCAAATGAAGCATAAGGAACACCAGAATTATGTCAAAGTGTTCTTGACTGAAACTGGCTGTGGCAATGCAAGTTAATCCACACCCTTGCCTTGCCACCCTCCTAACACTTGGGGTCATTTCTCTCACCTTATCCTTTGTGAATCCTCCCTTTGATGTCTTGCTGCCCAAGCCTTCTGCCTGCAAGAAAACATTCTTCTTTAGTTTTACAGCTAATATCATTGATTTGCCTTCCCTGCCACACATAACCTGCCTGCTGACAGAAACTCCTGAGTGGGAGCTCAAGATACTTGAAGATCACTACAgtgtattttaataaaataagtgATTGATTAGGTGAAGTAAATAAGATTAGTAACCTAATATGAATTATGAATTTCAAGGCCACAAAGGATTAGTCAAAAGGAAACTATTATGCATTTTGGATCCAATATTATTGAACTGTTTTCTTGCTTTCACTAAAAAAATGATAAATGCAGGATTGTGTCATTCTTCTGACCAAATTAAGCTGGAACTAATCAAACAAGGTTTCAAGCAGGGAATTTACAGTCTAAGAAATAATACAGAGGAGTACAGAGCAATGCTTTTAGCCACCACACAGTGAAATTTCAGAGCTCCTACTGATAGGGATACTTCCAGTTTGTAGCATTACTCTGACCCCATAAAAATAGCATTAGAGCTTCAGTGCATGTGATTTACAAAGAAAATTGTCCTTGCCTTTTCCTCCATGCATCTGATAAACTCTCCTTGTTTGGAATGTCCCACGGGCTGCTTTTTCACTTCACTTCTTTTTTCCATGCGGGATTCAAACACATCTGGATTGGACCTGAATTGGAACAGGGACTGTTAACAGTACAAGAGAGCA from Agelaius phoeniceus isolate bAgePho1 chromosome 8, bAgePho1.hap1, whole genome shotgun sequence includes these protein-coding regions:
- the ATPAF1 gene encoding ATP synthase mitochondrial F1 complex assembly factor 1 isoform X2 produces the protein MAGPLCQGWGLGVALRSRAALRPLGLLAPPARGLLGSAAGSGTAAGSGEAALEENPFYGKYRHKIQELRRSNPDVFESRMEKRSEVKKQPVGHSKQGEFIRCMEEKAEGLGSKTSKGGFTKDKTLDSILNVEMVKEKSAEEITQIWNQYFSAKDTVYAVIPADKFDLMWRRAQKCPSFLYALPRKEGYEFFVGQWSGTELHFTSLINVQTQGETAPSQLVLYHYPDLQKEKGIVLMTAEMDSKFLVVHDAQCL
- the ATPAF1 gene encoding ATP synthase mitochondrial F1 complex assembly factor 1 isoform X1, which gives rise to MAGPLCQGWGLGVALRSRAALRPLGLLAPPARGLLGSAAGSGTAAGSGEAALEENPFYGKYRHKIQELRRSNPDVFESRMEKRSEVKKQPVGHSKQGEFIRCMEEKAEGLGSKTSKGGFTKDKTLDSILNVEMVKEKSAEEITQIWNQYFSAKDTVYAVIPADKFDLMWRRAQKCPSFLYALPRKEGYEFFVGQWSGTELHFTSLINVQTQGETAPSQLVLYHYPDLQKEKGIVLMTAEMDSKFLVVHDAQCLANQVQLFYATDRSETYALVETFNHRSSEFKYMAVIAELEQSGLGRELRPGQASDKS